A DNA window from Candidatus Poseidoniia archaeon contains the following coding sequences:
- the corA gene encoding magnesium/cobalt transporter CorA, protein MSTIRLLTAASGKAGEQTLPLDELAAELEGVQSGWLDILQPGDDAKEFLLETMGFHPLAVEDCFADPVDRAEHYEDHRFVVLRARDADSELDTEYLLAFLADSLLVTVRHTALPAMNRFRERYRSHRRMRRLQRGPEFLLYELLDAVADDWLHVLEGYSQRLDDLEDRVFDPATEYPGLLEALHEMKQDLREMSKSVTPLQETVARLLRPDEEFISEPNYLYFRDLADVIHGLVNRVENYSAGVSSTRDAYLSQVSMRLGESNAQLTEVMTTLTIIATIMLPLTLIAGIFGMNTDQLPLAQGNGFWLILVLMGAFAGSMLYYFWRRGWLGRQA, encoded by the coding sequence GTGTCAACCATCCGGCTCCTGACAGCGGCCAGCGGCAAGGCTGGCGAGCAGACGCTCCCGCTCGACGAACTGGCGGCCGAGCTTGAGGGAGTGCAGAGCGGCTGGCTCGACATCCTGCAACCCGGCGATGACGCGAAGGAATTCCTGCTCGAGACGATGGGATTCCACCCACTGGCAGTCGAGGACTGCTTCGCCGACCCGGTCGACCGCGCCGAGCATTACGAAGACCATCGCTTCGTCGTGCTGCGCGCCCGCGACGCCGACTCGGAGCTCGACACCGAATACCTGCTGGCGTTCCTGGCCGATAGCCTGCTGGTGACAGTGCGCCATACGGCGCTGCCGGCGATGAATCGCTTCCGCGAGCGCTACCGCTCGCACCGGCGCATGCGGCGGCTGCAACGCGGCCCCGAGTTCCTGCTCTACGAGCTGCTCGACGCGGTGGCCGACGACTGGCTGCACGTGCTGGAGGGCTACAGCCAGCGGCTCGACGACCTTGAGGACCGCGTCTTCGACCCGGCGACCGAGTATCCCGGGCTGCTCGAGGCGCTGCACGAAATGAAGCAGGACCTGCGCGAAATGTCCAAATCGGTGACGCCGCTGCAGGAGACCGTCGCGCGGCTGCTGCGGCCCGACGAGGAGTTCATTTCCGAGCCCAATTATCTATACTTCCGCGACCTGGCCGACGTGATTCACGGGCTGGTGAACCGCGTCGAGAACTACTCGGCCGGGGTTTCGTCGACCCGCGACGCCTACCTGTCGCAGGTCTCGATGCGGCTCGGCGAGTCAAACGCGCAGCTGACCGAGGTGATGACCACGCTGACGATTATCGCCACTATCATGCTGCCACTGACGCTGATTGCCGGCATCTTCGGGATGAATACCGACCAGCTACCGCTGGCGCAGGGCAACGGATTCTGGCTCATCCTGGTGCTGATGGGCGCTTTCGCGGGTAGCATGCTCTACTACTTCTGGCGTCGGGGCTGGCTCGGCCGCCAGGCATGA
- the thpR gene encoding RNA 2',3'-cyclic phosphodiesterase, with amino-acid sequence MRLFLALECPGFDARPLEHELGAQPAGSYHVTLAFLGERPDAAAVVKAAAPACAGRLPLALEYRGLGAFHSAQQARVAWVGVHGAGLAELALALRGATASQDRPFVGHVTLARFRPPRDLRELVQCHSDANCGSGSVTRVTLFRSTLRRSGAVHEPLFHIDGDGRAGAITV; translated from the coding sequence GTGCGACTCTTCCTGGCGCTGGAGTGCCCCGGCTTCGACGCGCGGCCGCTGGAGCACGAGCTGGGGGCGCAGCCGGCCGGCAGCTATCACGTCACGCTGGCGTTCCTGGGTGAACGGCCTGACGCCGCCGCTGTCGTGAAAGCGGCAGCGCCCGCCTGCGCCGGCCGGCTGCCGCTGGCGCTGGAGTATCGCGGGCTCGGCGCGTTCCACTCCGCGCAGCAGGCGCGCGTGGCGTGGGTCGGCGTCCACGGCGCAGGGCTGGCGGAGCTGGCGCTGGCACTCCGTGGAGCGACCGCTTCACAGGACCGCCCCTTCGTCGGCCACGTCACGCTGGCGCGCTTCAGGCCGCCGCGCGACCTGCGCGAACTGGTGCAGTGCCACAGCGACGCCAACTGCGGCTCCGGGAGCGTCACGCGCGTGACGCTCTTCCGCTCGACGTTGCGTCGCAGCGGCGCGGTCCACGAGCCGCTGTTCCACATCGATGGCGACGGGCGCGCCGGGGCGATAACGGTTTAA
- a CDS encoding GyrI-like domain-containing protein, protein MRKINLKKELAHLYRPSARKVVMVDVPEFNFIMIDGEGDPNTSEAFAAAVEALFSVSYTLKFMVKKGAQQIDYGVMPLEALWSAEDPTAFAEERKDEWCWSAMIMQPEFIDRLLFEEATTQVAKKKSLAALEKLQFESFAEGQVAQTLHLGPFSEEVPTIERVHEFITDEGGEPCGRHHEIYLSDIRRAAPDKWKTIIRQPWR, encoded by the coding sequence ATGCGCAAGATTAACCTGAAAAAGGAGCTCGCACACCTTTACCGGCCTTCGGCAAGGAAAGTCGTAATGGTAGATGTTCCTGAATTCAATTTCATCATGATTGACGGCGAAGGCGACCCCAACACTTCGGAGGCTTTTGCGGCGGCGGTGGAAGCGCTGTTCAGTGTCTCCTATACCCTTAAGTTCATGGTCAAGAAAGGAGCGCAACAAATCGACTACGGCGTAATGCCGCTGGAAGCGCTGTGGTCAGCTGAAGACCCGACAGCGTTTGCCGAGGAGCGCAAAGATGAGTGGTGCTGGAGTGCCATGATTATGCAGCCGGAGTTCATCGACCGGCTACTCTTCGAAGAGGCAACTACGCAGGTAGCGAAGAAAAAGTCACTTGCAGCACTTGAGAAACTGCAGTTTGAATCCTTTGCTGAAGGGCAAGTAGCCCAGACCCTGCATCTGGGACCGTTCTCGGAGGAAGTGCCCACTATTGAGCGAGTGCATGAATTCATCACCGATGAAGGTGGCGAGCCCTGCGGCCGCCACCATGAGATATATTTGAGCGATATACGCAGGGCCGCGCCGGACAAGTGGAAGACAATAATCCGCCAGCCCTGGCGCTGA
- a CDS encoding type IA DNA topoisomerase has protein sequence MSRLLVVESGAKARTIQRYLGKEFVVRACRGHVQDLPTEGKQGRKAMWAAADGELPAPEWGFTKGAESIIRKLLADSRKSGVNEVLVATDPDREGEFIAWRLAELLGSLGAVKRVTFNEITKTAIAAALEEAGDVDIGLVEAAMIRRLMDRLIGFRGSRFCRSWNLASMGRVQTPTLGFVVEREREIEAFVPIPYWEVHLTANGVELRVQFDDDWRDSKGKKRSDRTGDSKNAESAYAAMEAAGSLVLTATSVDGFQKRPRPPFTTDTLLAAAGQRLSWRPARVMRLAQQLYEAGHITYMRTDSTRTSADARKEVRAYIEHEWDAAHLGRGVGGGGSGKGVQDAHEAIRPTRPQAREPQGLEREQARLYSLIWARFAASQMSPSQWQRLKLVGEAGGWTAAGKTEWRTFAGWEAAYAGLLKAAPPVSPLADAAVGDSLPFDGSELVEDATKPPGRYTQHGLVAKMKVEGIGRPSTYAETIRKLLDRKYARDEKGRLYATDAGCTMWEQVAPCYGTTSDGIFSTAFTAGMEVQLDQVEGGKTAAAQAWHEFADRFGTLHTAALESKKSRGTPRQLAYLRSLAQQAGEAAEPLLAGKDIDELDGKAVGELIEQLQPLTAGMDVPASEKQVGFIKRLAERAELDEPAACALVDAQSFAALTGGREGSASALISALQERSAGKPRAASPKQVGFIKRLAGRAKLDEAAACALVGADSFGALTGGRKGTASALINALQTQLKKG, from the coding sequence GTGAGCCGGTTGCTGGTTGTCGAGTCGGGCGCCAAGGCGCGCACCATCCAGCGCTACCTGGGCAAGGAGTTCGTGGTCCGCGCCTGCCGCGGTCACGTGCAGGATTTGCCGACCGAGGGCAAGCAGGGCCGCAAGGCGATGTGGGCGGCCGCCGACGGCGAGCTGCCGGCGCCCGAATGGGGCTTTACCAAGGGCGCGGAGAGCATCATCCGGAAACTGCTCGCCGACAGTCGCAAGAGCGGCGTCAACGAAGTGCTGGTCGCGACTGACCCCGACCGCGAGGGCGAGTTCATTGCCTGGCGGCTGGCCGAATTGCTCGGTAGCCTGGGTGCCGTGAAGCGGGTGACCTTCAACGAAATTACCAAGACGGCGATTGCCGCCGCGCTCGAAGAGGCGGGCGACGTCGATATCGGACTCGTGGAAGCGGCGATGATTCGGCGGCTGATGGACCGGCTGATTGGCTTCCGCGGCTCCCGTTTCTGCCGCTCGTGGAACCTGGCGTCGATGGGGCGCGTGCAGACGCCGACGCTCGGCTTCGTCGTCGAGCGCGAGCGCGAAATCGAGGCGTTCGTGCCAATCCCCTACTGGGAAGTCCACCTGACCGCGAACGGCGTCGAACTGCGGGTGCAGTTCGACGACGACTGGCGCGACTCGAAGGGCAAGAAGCGGAGCGACCGCACCGGCGACAGCAAGAATGCCGAATCGGCTTACGCCGCGATGGAAGCGGCCGGCAGCCTGGTACTGACCGCCACTAGCGTTGATGGCTTCCAGAAGCGGCCGCGGCCGCCATTTACGACCGACACGCTGCTCGCAGCCGCGGGCCAGCGTTTGAGCTGGCGGCCGGCGCGCGTGATGCGACTGGCGCAGCAGCTCTACGAGGCGGGGCACATCACCTACATGCGGACCGACTCGACCCGCACTTCCGCCGACGCGCGGAAGGAGGTGCGCGCCTACATCGAGCACGAGTGGGACGCGGCGCATCTCGGCCGCGGCGTCGGGGGTGGCGGTAGCGGCAAGGGGGTGCAGGACGCTCACGAAGCCATCCGGCCGACGCGACCGCAGGCGCGCGAGCCGCAAGGGCTCGAGCGAGAGCAGGCGCGGCTCTACTCACTCATCTGGGCGCGCTTCGCCGCCAGCCAGATGTCGCCGTCACAATGGCAGCGACTGAAGCTGGTGGGCGAGGCGGGCGGCTGGACTGCTGCGGGGAAGACTGAATGGCGCACTTTCGCCGGTTGGGAAGCGGCGTATGCCGGGCTGCTGAAAGCGGCCCCGCCGGTGTCGCCACTGGCGGACGCCGCGGTCGGAGACAGCCTGCCGTTCGACGGGAGCGAGCTGGTCGAGGATGCGACCAAGCCGCCCGGCCGCTACACGCAGCACGGGCTGGTGGCGAAGATGAAGGTGGAGGGCATCGGCCGGCCGTCGACCTATGCCGAGACCATCCGCAAGCTGCTCGACCGCAAGTATGCGCGCGACGAAAAGGGGCGGCTCTACGCGACCGACGCGGGCTGCACGATGTGGGAGCAGGTCGCCCCCTGCTACGGCACCACCAGCGACGGAATTTTTTCGACCGCCTTCACGGCGGGAATGGAGGTGCAACTCGACCAGGTCGAGGGCGGCAAGACCGCCGCGGCACAGGCATGGCACGAGTTCGCCGACCGTTTCGGCACGCTGCACACCGCCGCGCTCGAGAGCAAGAAGTCGCGCGGAACCCCGCGGCAGCTGGCGTACCTGCGCTCACTCGCGCAACAGGCGGGCGAGGCGGCGGAGCCGCTGCTCGCCGGCAAGGATATCGACGAGCTGGACGGCAAGGCGGTCGGCGAACTCATCGAGCAGCTGCAGCCGCTCACCGCGGGAATGGACGTTCCCGCTTCCGAAAAGCAGGTCGGATTTATCAAGCGCTTGGCGGAGCGCGCCGAGCTCGACGAGCCGGCAGCGTGCGCGCTCGTTGACGCCCAAAGCTTTGCGGCGCTCACCGGCGGCCGAGAGGGGAGCGCCAGCGCGCTCATTAGCGCGCTGCAGGAGCGCAGCGCGGGGAAGCCGCGCGCCGCTTCGCCGAAGCAGGTCGGCTTCATCAAGCGCCTTGCGGGGCGCGCCAAGCTCGACGAAGCCGCGGCGTGCGCGCTCGTCGGCGCCGATTCCTTCGGGGCGCTCACCGGCGGCCGCAAAGGCACCGCCAGCGCACTCATCAACGCGCTGCAAACGCAGTTGAAGAAAGGCTAA
- a CDS encoding CoA-binding protein, translated as MLEALQRPGVRIALVGASNDPAKFGNRIFRDLVAKGYAVWPVNPREPEIEGVAAHADLESLPGTPDIVNFVVPPKVALAVAKQALALGIRRLWFQPGSESDELKVWLAEQEDVSALTDACIMVQSAG; from the coding sequence GTGCTCGAAGCGTTGCAGCGGCCCGGCGTGCGCATCGCGCTGGTCGGCGCGTCGAACGACCCCGCCAAGTTCGGCAACCGCATCTTCCGCGACCTCGTCGCGAAAGGCTACGCCGTCTGGCCGGTCAATCCGCGCGAGCCGGAAATCGAAGGCGTCGCCGCACATGCCGACCTCGAGTCGCTCCCCGGGACGCCTGACATCGTCAACTTCGTCGTCCCGCCCAAGGTCGCGCTGGCGGTCGCCAAGCAGGCGCTCGCGCTCGGCATCCGCCGGCTCTGGTTCCAGCCCGGTTCTGAAAGCGACGAGCTGAAGGTGTGGCTCGCCGAGCAGGAAGACGTCAGCGCGCTGACCGATGCGTGCATCATGGTGCAGAGCGCAGGCTGA
- the alaS gene encoding alanine--tRNA ligase, producing the protein MGGALELEFFSGNGFQRQRCRACRAYFWALEKQPLCGDAPCVEYSFLGTPLFDQPLGLAEMREAFLAFFETRGHKRVERAPVVARWRDDLYLTIASIAVFQPHVTSGLARPPANPLAISQPCIRLNDLESVGRSGRHLTTFEMMAHHAFNTDDEDIYWQDRTVELCHELYTGLGVPPEALTYKENPWVGGGNGGEALEVLAGGLELATLVFMDLADDPQGDIKLKGGRFRRMSRAIVDTGYGLERMVWASQGTGTIYEAVFPTAVELLTREAGLAEKLGAAGALIAENARVCGLLSIDYGADLTSLREQVLGRLRDAGHKLTLEELRDTIEPLEKAFAVADHSRTLAFMFGDGVVPSNVRAGYLARMVLRRTLLLLRDLGIPEALPQVVGLHIDELAPTYPELATQRDHILELVALESGRFDATLERGRRTVQRTLAAGEITGERLVELYDSQGLPPAVVAEFAAEQGASVEVPDGFMALVAERHSAAEAPAAKAAQEELPPTEMVFYDDMGAREFDASVTWADGNAIALDRTLFYPEGGGQPADSGTLRWEGGEARVVDAVKRGDAVLHTLEGDVPPVGTAVKGAVDGTRRDALSQHHTATHVIGAAARRTLGPHVWQAGARKATDSARLDITHHQRLDRAAVAALEREANNIIRGDHPVEAGFMTREAADAQHGATLYQGGAPNYRDVRVVEIPGIDAQACAGTHVPRTGALQAIKVLRTERIQDGVERIEFSAGAAAVAAAQAERELLEQAAAALGVPLEQVADAAGKLMDERKELRSRVAALEKERAESRAGELAAERIGSVDLYINDCGDAPLAEMQELARRLSAGGDALVVLATRAGGKGYVMAARGGNVGVDCGALAGAAAKATGGGGGGAPTHAQGAVPADRTGEALAALAAAARKVLAE; encoded by the coding sequence ATGGGCGGCGCGCTGGAACTGGAATTTTTCTCCGGGAACGGCTTCCAGCGCCAGCGCTGCCGCGCCTGCCGGGCATACTTCTGGGCGCTCGAGAAACAGCCGCTCTGCGGCGACGCGCCCTGCGTCGAATACTCGTTCCTGGGCACGCCGCTCTTCGACCAGCCGCTGGGGTTGGCGGAGATGCGCGAAGCGTTTCTGGCCTTCTTTGAAACGCGGGGCCATAAACGGGTCGAGCGCGCACCGGTGGTGGCGCGCTGGCGCGACGACCTCTACCTGACGATTGCGTCCATCGCAGTCTTCCAGCCGCACGTGACTTCGGGGCTGGCGCGGCCGCCCGCCAACCCGCTCGCGATTTCGCAGCCCTGCATCCGGCTCAACGACCTTGAGTCGGTCGGCCGCAGCGGGCGCCATTTGACGACGTTCGAGATGATGGCGCACCATGCCTTCAACACCGACGACGAGGATATATACTGGCAGGACCGCACGGTCGAGCTCTGCCACGAACTCTACACCGGACTGGGCGTCCCCCCCGAGGCGCTGACCTACAAGGAAAACCCATGGGTCGGCGGCGGCAACGGCGGCGAGGCGCTCGAAGTCCTGGCGGGTGGACTGGAGCTGGCGACGCTGGTATTCATGGACCTTGCTGATGACCCGCAAGGCGATATCAAGCTGAAGGGCGGCCGCTTCCGCCGCATGTCGCGCGCCATCGTCGATACTGGCTACGGGCTGGAACGGATGGTCTGGGCGTCGCAAGGAACCGGGACAATCTACGAGGCCGTATTCCCCACTGCGGTCGAGCTGCTGACGCGCGAGGCGGGCCTTGCGGAGAAGCTCGGCGCGGCTGGCGCGCTGATTGCCGAGAACGCCCGCGTCTGCGGACTGCTCTCGATAGATTACGGCGCCGACCTGACCAGCCTGCGCGAACAGGTTCTCGGTCGGCTGCGCGACGCGGGCCACAAGCTGACGCTTGAGGAATTGCGCGACACCATCGAGCCGCTCGAGAAGGCGTTCGCGGTCGCCGACCACTCGCGCACGCTGGCGTTCATGTTCGGCGACGGGGTGGTGCCGAGCAATGTGCGCGCCGGCTATCTGGCACGCATGGTGTTGCGGCGGACGCTGCTGCTGCTGCGCGACCTGGGAATTCCCGAGGCGTTACCGCAGGTCGTCGGCCTGCATATCGACGAGCTGGCGCCGACCTACCCCGAACTGGCAACGCAGCGCGACCACATCCTGGAGCTGGTCGCGCTCGAGAGCGGACGGTTCGACGCGACGCTCGAGCGCGGACGCCGCACGGTGCAACGCACGCTCGCCGCGGGCGAGATTACCGGTGAACGGCTGGTTGAGCTTTACGACTCGCAGGGGCTGCCGCCCGCGGTGGTGGCGGAGTTCGCCGCCGAACAGGGCGCCAGCGTGGAAGTACCGGACGGCTTCATGGCGCTCGTCGCCGAGCGCCATTCAGCCGCGGAAGCACCAGCCGCGAAGGCCGCGCAGGAGGAATTGCCGCCGACCGAGATGGTGTTCTACGATGATATGGGCGCACGCGAATTCGACGCGAGCGTGACCTGGGCTGACGGCAACGCCATCGCGCTGGACCGCACGCTCTTCTACCCCGAAGGCGGCGGGCAGCCGGCCGACAGCGGCACGCTTCGCTGGGAGGGCGGCGAGGCGCGCGTGGTTGACGCCGTGAAGCGCGGCGACGCGGTGCTGCACACGCTCGAGGGCGACGTGCCGCCGGTCGGGACGGCCGTAAAGGGGGCGGTCGACGGCACCCGACGCGACGCGCTCTCGCAGCACCACACTGCCACGCACGTCATCGGCGCGGCGGCGCGGCGCACGCTCGGGCCGCACGTCTGGCAGGCGGGCGCCCGCAAGGCGACCGACTCGGCGCGACTCGATATTACCCACCACCAGCGGCTCGACCGCGCCGCGGTCGCGGCACTCGAGCGCGAGGCGAATAACATCATCCGCGGCGACCACCCGGTCGAAGCGGGATTCATGACGCGCGAGGCGGCCGACGCGCAACACGGGGCGACGCTCTATCAGGGCGGCGCGCCCAACTATCGCGACGTGCGCGTGGTCGAAATCCCCGGTATCGACGCGCAGGCGTGCGCCGGAACCCACGTCCCGCGCACCGGCGCGCTGCAGGCCATCAAGGTTTTGAGGACCGAGCGCATTCAGGATGGCGTGGAACGCATCGAATTCTCGGCTGGCGCAGCAGCGGTCGCCGCCGCGCAAGCGGAGCGCGAGCTGCTCGAGCAGGCGGCCGCGGCGCTGGGCGTGCCGCTCGAGCAGGTGGCGGACGCCGCCGGCAAGCTGATGGACGAGCGCAAAGAATTGCGCTCGCGCGTTGCGGCGCTCGAGAAAGAGCGCGCTGAAAGTCGGGCGGGGGAGCTCGCGGCAGAGCGCATCGGTTCCGTCGATTTATATATAAATGACTGCGGCGACGCGCCGCTCGCCGAAATGCAGGAGCTGGCGCGCCGGCTCAGCGCCGGGGGCGACGCGCTGGTAGTGCTCGCGACCCGCGCCGGCGGCAAGGGCTACGTCATGGCTGCGCGCGGCGGCAATGTGGGAGTGGACTGCGGCGCGCTAGCTGGCGCCGCCGCCAAGGCCACGGGCGGCGGCGGCGGCGGCGCACCGACGCACGCGCAGGGCGCGGTACCGGCCGATCGCACCGGCGAGGCGCTCGCGGCGCTCGCGGCGGCCGCCCGCAAGGTGCTCGCGGAATGA
- a CDS encoding oligopeptide transporter, OPT family has product MAADHVPYVPASRILPEITPKGIALAVILAMVLTAANVYLGLYVGMTVSASIPAAVLSMGMLRAIAALLPRQETNILENNWVQTAVSAGESLAAGVIFTLPALVVLGTWDDFAFFPVFVTAAVGGTIGVLFSISLRRIFIIQERLPYPEGVACAEVLVAGEKGGTQVMPIIAGIAFGAIYKIGAALEIVVDGVLRKVSLGLWRNSWHDHFTLQGRLPEFGTITQSRTTFFFGIELSPALLAVGYIVGPLIGSFVFLGGFLGALVILPLTSGLLLPPEGMSIGDFVGFIEMRRRMVGVGTMLVGGLYTLVLMRGPVIKGIRDMLEKANVSEDRSGLSRTDLDLDPQVVSRLSLAMALPMALMVWWVSGLILPALLALLIIFSAGYLFAAIAGYMAGLLGSSNNPISGVTIIVVIFTASLFTLLNWLVYDGARTQELVVATIGVAAFVCCAGAISGDNLQDLKTGNIVGATPWRQQIAQLVGVLAGALVIPLVLNLLISTYELGKDLAAPQAFLMAALASGILEGTMDWAMVLLGSGIAFCLIALRHHREEWNGVPLHLLFLTVAYTLFLVGGLVEGALPEFVFMGSLFVAATLAWMFERGGLEISVMAVAVGMYLPIIMSIPIFLGGMIRLVVDRRLGLGDVSEAERDKAHGPGVLFASGLIAGEAIMGVLLAFFAVSGIYLGLLNNPLFFPGLMLFAFAGFSAGWFTLRGAEDDVMEAELVD; this is encoded by the coding sequence ATGGCCGCGGACCACGTGCCGTATGTGCCGGCGTCGCGCATTCTCCCGGAGATTACGCCGAAGGGCATCGCGCTGGCGGTAATCCTGGCGATGGTGCTGACGGCGGCCAACGTCTACCTCGGGCTCTACGTCGGGATGACCGTTTCCGCCTCGATTCCGGCGGCGGTGCTCTCGATGGGCATGCTGCGGGCGATTGCCGCCCTGCTACCGCGACAGGAGACCAACATCCTCGAGAACAACTGGGTCCAGACCGCAGTCTCGGCGGGCGAGTCGCTCGCGGCGGGCGTCATCTTCACGCTGCCGGCGCTGGTCGTGCTCGGGACGTGGGACGATTTCGCCTTTTTCCCGGTATTCGTCACCGCTGCCGTCGGCGGCACCATCGGGGTCCTCTTCTCAATCAGCCTGCGCCGTATCTTCATTATCCAGGAGCGGCTGCCCTACCCCGAAGGAGTGGCGTGCGCCGAAGTGCTCGTGGCGGGGGAGAAGGGCGGCACGCAAGTCATGCCGATTATCGCCGGCATCGCCTTCGGCGCGATTTACAAAATTGGCGCGGCGCTCGAAATCGTGGTTGACGGAGTTCTGCGCAAAGTCTCGCTCGGCCTCTGGCGCAACAGCTGGCACGACCACTTTACGCTACAGGGGCGGCTGCCGGAGTTCGGCACTATCACCCAGTCGCGCACCACCTTCTTCTTCGGTATCGAGCTCTCGCCGGCGCTGCTCGCGGTCGGGTATATCGTCGGCCCGCTAATCGGGAGCTTCGTCTTCCTCGGTGGCTTTCTCGGCGCGCTAGTAATCCTGCCGCTCACCTCGGGGCTGCTGCTGCCGCCCGAAGGGATGTCGATTGGCGACTTCGTCGGCTTCATCGAAATGCGCCGCCGCATGGTCGGGGTCGGGACGATGCTCGTCGGCGGGTTATACACGCTGGTGCTGATGCGCGGGCCGGTCATCAAGGGCATCCGCGACATGCTCGAGAAGGCCAACGTTTCTGAAGACCGCAGCGGCCTCTCGCGGACCGACCTCGACCTTGACCCGCAGGTGGTGAGCCGGCTCTCGCTGGCGATGGCGCTGCCGATGGCGCTGATGGTCTGGTGGGTCTCGGGACTCATCCTGCCGGCGCTGCTGGCGCTGCTGATAATCTTCAGCGCCGGCTATCTCTTCGCAGCGATAGCGGGCTACATGGCCGGGCTGCTCGGCAGCTCCAATAACCCGATTTCGGGCGTGACGATAATCGTCGTCATCTTCACCGCTTCGCTCTTCACGCTGCTCAACTGGCTGGTCTACGACGGCGCCCGCACGCAGGAGCTGGTCGTCGCCACCATCGGTGTCGCCGCCTTCGTCTGCTGCGCCGGCGCGATTTCGGGTGACAACCTGCAGGACCTGAAGACGGGCAACATCGTCGGGGCAACCCCGTGGCGGCAGCAGATTGCGCAGCTGGTCGGTGTCCTCGCCGGGGCGCTGGTGATTCCGCTGGTGCTGAACCTGCTGATTTCAACCTACGAACTTGGAAAAGATCTGGCGGCGCCGCAGGCGTTCCTGATGGCTGCGCTGGCGAGCGGCATCCTCGAAGGCACGATGGACTGGGCGATGGTGCTGCTCGGCTCCGGCATCGCCTTCTGCCTCATCGCGTTGCGTCACCACCGCGAAGAGTGGAACGGAGTGCCGCTGCACCTGCTCTTCCTGACCGTTGCGTACACCCTGTTCCTCGTCGGCGGGCTGGTCGAAGGGGCGTTGCCGGAGTTCGTCTTCATGGGTTCGCTCTTCGTCGCCGCGACACTGGCGTGGATGTTCGAACGGGGCGGCCTCGAGATTTCGGTGATGGCCGTGGCCGTCGGGATGTACCTGCCAATAATCATGTCCATCCCGATTTTCCTGGGAGGGATGATTCGGCTGGTGGTTGACCGCCGGCTGGGGCTGGGCGACGTGAGCGAGGCGGAGCGCGACAAGGCGCACGGCCCCGGCGTCCTGTTCGCCTCGGGGTTGATTGCGGGCGAAGCGATTATGGGCGTGCTGCTGGCGTTCTTCGCCGTTTCAGGTATTTACCTCGGGCTGCTCAACAACCCCCTCTTCTTCCCGGGGCTGATGCTCTTCGCCTTCGCCGGCTTCAGCGCTGGCTGGTTCACGCTGCGCGGCGCCGAGGACGACGTGATGGAAGCCGAGCTTGTCGACTGA
- a CDS encoding PqqD family protein, whose product MRELRVIPLAELQRDAAGAFLERERGRSRLGRLLERWLRVPSTVRVELDDFGAAAWKAMRGGVPVRQVGEALRREFGDEAEPLWERLAEFLAMAERGGLLRLDDFDA is encoded by the coding sequence TTGCGTGAGTTGCGGGTCATCCCGCTCGCGGAATTGCAGCGCGACGCGGCCGGCGCGTTTCTCGAGCGCGAGCGCGGCCGCTCGCGCCTCGGCCGGCTGCTCGAGCGCTGGCTGCGCGTGCCCTCGACGGTGCGCGTCGAGCTCGACGACTTCGGCGCCGCCGCCTGGAAAGCGATGCGCGGCGGCGTTCCCGTGCGGCAGGTGGGCGAAGCGCTGCGGCGCGAGTTCGGCGACGAGGCGGAGCCGTTGTGGGAGCGGCTGGCCGAGTTCCTCGCCATGGCCGAGCGCGGTGGGCTGCTGCGGCTCGACGATTTCGACGCGTGA
- the trmY gene encoding tRNA (pseudouridine(54)-N(1))-methyltransferase TrmY encodes MAADRNFLILGHRARTAPDWKLDDLCGGGGRLDVLVRCVTAALWVSHGLRRDTDAWLLLSGPPTPPVAVHFCGATVRYLNPDERSTAALVRNGLVKLRNRDSVEASPGVTLHRIGLPEVLARLPPAVLLDEAGDTTEFPEPPLTIVLGDDRDPTEAERGAGPRAPRVRLGDRSLLSSACITLAHHALDAQ; translated from the coding sequence GTGGCGGCTGACCGCAATTTCCTGATTCTGGGCCACCGCGCGCGCACCGCGCCCGACTGGAAGCTGGACGACCTGTGCGGCGGCGGAGGCCGGCTGGATGTGCTGGTGCGCTGCGTCACCGCGGCGCTGTGGGTCTCGCACGGGCTGCGGCGCGACACCGATGCGTGGCTGCTGCTGTCGGGGCCGCCGACGCCGCCGGTCGCGGTCCACTTCTGCGGCGCGACCGTTCGCTACCTGAATCCCGACGAGCGTTCGACCGCGGCGCTGGTGCGCAATGGGCTGGTGAAGCTGCGCAACCGCGATTCCGTAGAAGCGAGCCCCGGCGTGACGCTGCATCGCATCGGCCTGCCGGAGGTGCTGGCGCGGCTGCCGCCCGCCGTGCTGCTCGACGAGGCGGGCGACACCACAGAGTTTCCGGAACCGCCGTTGACAATCGTGCTGGGCGACGACCGGGACCCGACCGAAGCGGAGCGCGGCGCGGGGCCCCGCGCGCCGCGCGTCCGGCTCGGCGACCGCAGCCTGCTCTCGTCGGCGTGCATCACGCTCGCCCATCACGCCTTGGACGCGCAATGA